TAAAACTCGTTGTGCACTAACCTTTCATCTGCGTGAGGGGTCTTGCTGTGATGGGTTCTTTCACTTTGGATGATATATCTCTGTGCCTTCCTCCTTTGGTAAGATCCTCCTGTGTACATTATCTTTACCGCGTATCTCTCTGTTTACCATCATGGCATTCCCATCACACAGGTTTCGCTCCAGAGTGCCCTCATGAAAACAAGGCTGTCATTGAGTCATTTTCTTATTTcttgtcaatgtttttttttctttttttctttaagtcCGTCTTCAAAAAAAAGTCCCCTTAAAAACGCAACACGTTTATATAGACTAATAGTAAGAATATAAATCAGTTCTTTATGAAATGAAGAATCAATGTAAGGGTTGATGTTCAGGCTATTCACGAACCTAACACGTATATTTTTGATCATATTTCAGATTGTAGTTAAAACCACCAGTTTGATATTTGACTTTGAAAATATGTACATGTTCTGAAATGCGTTTGCAGCGGGATTTCCAGTAAACATCGATTTACATAAATGGTACATTAAGAAAATTAAAATGCCCATTAAAATTGCCTACTTTAACAAAAACATATAGGACTATGTAATTCACTTATTTCAAGGTCGACATGATTTGTTGGTAGTTGTAGTTCATTTAAGGCCAACAAAACAAATCTGTCAAATGCAACTATCAAGCCAATCCAGCAaactattcattttttttcatctagACTTTATCAATCCATGCAGCCTATCCTGCAATTTGACCATCTCGCTTTCTCCTGTGATGACATGTAGCATTTAGGCCTATGGTGTGTAATGTGCAATATAATTACGTCCATTTTATTCCATTGGCGCCTGAAATGGGATTTTAATGAATGTGCTCATCAAATTAGAAAATGATGTGCTGTGCTTGTAAGTAACATGGTAGCAAAACTTTCCTGAATCGCAATatcgtgttgccattgtgcaaAAGCCTTTGAACACACTAAGAAGGGGTTGTTTCAAAGAAGTGAATCACAGTACGACCGTGTCACCATCTACGGTGAACATCAAGGACAACGCAGAGGGTCTACAAGTCTGTTTCCCTCGTGTTCAAACAAAATGCGTAAAGGGATTTCTTAAACTCCATGCTGCGGTTAGCTTTCATGTTAGTTTTCTCCACAGGCGTGTTCGCCCCGTCGTTGTTTTCCACGTCTTCTGTCGACTTGAGAGATGACCTGCTGCGGCTGCGCTTCATTTCATCGTTTGGACCTTCGTTAGCGCCGACGTCTTTGTCATCTTTGAGTGATGCCTGATCCTGGTCGGTCTCTCTGTGGTAAAAATAGTTGAAGTTGGACACAATGACCGGCACCGGCAAAGCGATGGTCAACACGCCAGCGATGGCACAGAGTGAGCCCACAATTTTACCCCCGACCGTTATCGGTCTCATGTCCCCGTAGCCTACTGTGGTCATAGTGACAACCGCCCACCAGAAGGCATCGGGGATGCTGGAGAAGTGCGACTCAGGCTCGTCCGCCTCTGCGAAGAACACGGCGCTCGAGAACAGGATGACTCctatgaagagaaagaagattAAGAGGCCGAGCTCGCGCATGCTGGCCTTTAAAGTCTGACCCAAAATCTGGAGGCCCTTGGAGTGGCGAGAGAGTTTGAATATTCGAAACACTCGAACCAGCCGTATgactctcaaaatggccagagACATTTGTTGTTGGCCGTTCTGGTGTTCTTGGCCGCTCTGTTGCTCTGCCAACTCGGTGCCCACTGTGATGAAGTAAGGAATAATGGACATAATGTCAATAATGTTCATGGTGGTCTTAGAAAACTCCGACTTGCTTGGACAGGCGAAAAAGCGCACAAAGAGCTCAAAAGTGAACCATATCACACAGGTGGTTTCTATAATAAAAAAGGGGTCGCTGAAGGTGAGAGACGGCCCTACTTGAGTGCTGTTGTCCCCTCTGACAGTGACGGGCAGTTCTCTCTCATCTCGGAACTCTGGCAGCGTCTCCAAGCAAAACGTTATGATCGATATGGTGATAACAATCACAGACACTATTGCAATCCCTCTTGCGGGCATGGAACTCTCGGGATACTCAAATATGAGCCATACCTGTTTCTGAAATTCATTTTGTGGCAAgggtttctcctcctctttaatGAAGCCCTCGTCCTCACGGAAGCGCTCCATTGCCTCTTCCCCCAGCTGATAAAAGCGAATCTCATCGGCGAAGACGTCGATTGACACATTAACCGGTCGCCGAATCTTTCCCCCCGACTGATAAAAATAGAGAATCCCATCGAAACTCGGCCTGTTGCGGTCAAAGAAGTACTCGTTCCGAAGTGGATCGAAGTGTTTAATTCTCTTACCAGGATCCCCCAGTAAACTATCGGGAAACTGATTTAAGGTGCCCATCTGTGTTTCGTACCTTAGTCCGGCGATGTTTATAAACACCCTCTCATTGCTGTCGTTGTCCGTGTCCATGTCCAGCATGTCCTCATCAAACAGATGCGGACTATGGTCGGCGCGCAACAGCGCATCCATGGTATTCTCGCTGGAGCTAAAAGTGTTGTTCATGTCGTTAATTTTCCACTTGCTTTGAGGTGGACTGACCAACGTGTTTGACTCCTTGTAGCTCTCGGTGAATCCTGTCTGGACAAAGCCTGGTTGGGGATGATCCAGCGCGTTTTGGCAGGCTTCGCCGGCATTTCCACCGCTCCCTTTTGCGCCGCCGTTTTCAAAACTCACCAAGGCTATCTCCATTCCGAAGCCATTAAATATTCATCTGTAAAAGACTTATGGACTTTGAGAAAAATGATTGTCTTTCACGCGAACAGTTCTTTCCACTTAAAACTACTGCGTTCCAGATAAGACTGCGTGTAATCTGAAGTAGTGtcttcctcctcacctcttACAATAATACATACTCGGCGTCTAAGCCAGTTCCAGCTCCGTGGTCTGGGCAAAGTAAATACTACCATAAGAGGAGCGAGAAGACCCGGATGAGAAAGTAATGATTATTCCTGACATCAACAGAGCTGTTCAACTGCCACTGTCAGGGGATCCTTTGaatgtctttctctgtcaggCAATCTGTCATTCTAAACTCACagagaactgtgtgtgagagagcgagagagagggggggggggagcgaaaggaggaggagtgacACCTCCCTCTGAAGAGGCTCAGCATGTATTTTATCTCTGTgctatttgttttgattttataTACTAAAAGTCACATATTTAACAACCAATaaccacagcaaacacaacaatataacaacaacaacaataataataataatagagaaTCTTACAACAACCATTGATACTTAAATAATCTATTTCTGAATGATTTGACATGTTATTACAAGTAGACTTATAGACTATTTAAAGGAATGAACTGTGTTCTCTATGCACACTACTCTTTAAATGTCTTATCTAATAAATCCCCATATTAGTTCCAGTTTACATACCATGAATAAGGTTGTCATGTGtgctgaagtcacacacacacacacacacacacattgcacacatgATGGAGTATTATTTAGCCTGGAGCGATGTTGCGTCAccaaatgtttttgtgtgtcataTCACCATTAGCAAGTCAGGTTTAAGAAGGAAAAAGTCCTTGCTGACCTCCCTATCTCCATTTTTATCAGTTATTCATTCGCTTTCTGCTTTCATTCCATCCGCACTCATTCAGAGTGGGTCTGCTGGCAGACCTAAGGAGCCACAAACATGGCAGTCAAAGGACTCTAATTGACATGATTGCCATTTCCAAGAATCGAGACAGACAGCTGTGGCTTTGTCCAATGGGATTCTGTGCCGTGTATTCTGCAACTAGGTATTGatatatttcatattcataGTTCAGATAGTTCAGAAACCGGTACATTTGGAATAATGCCCTACAAAATGAGacattgatctctctctctgtcgtgcatgcatgctctctctctctctctctcacactctctctctctcacacacacgcgcgcacactctctctggctctcttttttctctctctgtgtctttctctctcattcttttttttctctttttctccttgaaTGAATCCCCTCATTCTCCACATTCGTCTCTATCCTGGCTTCCTCTTACAGTCCTTGAATGGGGTCATGTGACTGAACATCTCCCTGCCATCCTCCTTAATCCCCACCTCTATGCCATCATTGGATTCTTCTGGAATAGAGCCATAGCAACAGCAATCCCTGTGTGGGAACTTCCACGATCTGAGAGCAGATGAATGACAGCGCATGATTTTAATTCACCGAGGAGAAGCTGGGCTGGGAAAAGGCGAGGTCAGGCAGCAAGCGTGGGACCAAATAAAACGTGACACCGCGAGCGTCTCACAAGCGGCGCCACACCACTGTTGACATCCTGTCCCGATGGACTAAACAATGTCCCGTGAGCTAGCTATAAAGAGCCCTCTTCGTTTGCTCAGTTGATTTCTATTCCCGTAACTTTACACAATTTCATGCGATCTCCACTTCATTTTGTCACGAAGTGCTCAGCAGATGACACTGAACCATTTCAATTGGATCCTACTGTAGTATGTGCAAACACAGGCATGGCACAGGCACCCTTTTAGACTGTGTCTGAGGCCCAGTTGAGGTAATGGACCAGACTGGGTCACTCTATACGGCAGAGAGCAAATATACAGTCAGGGTCATATGAGCAGAAAGAGGGGCCAGCTTACAAACTAAGCCTCTTAGCACAGCATACAGTAGTTTGACAGTGCGGTGGAGATAATGGTCACACTTACCATTTAATGTCCCAGCTACATACGATTTAACCACAGTTGATAAATATTCATAATAGCATTCCTAGAAAACtgtacaaaacataaaaaacatggtAGACTTCACGGCCCTTAATCTGGTTGTACAGCTTCAAAAGACATCTGTTATTGTCAAGTTCATGTCAAGTTCATATTTTGTATGAGATCTTGAGAATGGTATTTTGtgtagagataaaaaaaaatctgaaagaGATACGGCTTTGGATTTTACACAGTTTAAAGTATAAATTATTTGTTCGTGGTGTAAATTGgtgtttaattaaaacattAACAAACAAGTATTTATCACACCACACAAATGTAATATATTTCAGTGTAATAATATAACATGTGTTATAAACTAATATTGTAGTATGAGTTCTGATAACCCCCATGCTATACATGGATTTGAGAATTTATAAAGACTCTTTCCCACATTGTAAATGAAAATGCAGGCAACATCAGGTATCAGCCATGCAGAGTGAAAGTACTGACCACTATAGTCAACTTCAGCATCTCTGACTGACTGATCCATTGATAAACAGGAACGTACATAATAATTCCGTTCACTCAGCTTCACAGTGTCAAGAAGGCACCATGTGTCCCCCGCCTCCCAAGCACCTCGTGTCCCAAAATTATCCCCCAATAATAATCtccactctcaccctctcccccctccccccttccgcCTGTTTGGAGAGCAATCAGGCCCTGTGGATTGGAAAAAGAGTGCGGgcgagtgaatgaatgaaggagagagtggcGAAAACGATAGAGTGAGTGCGacgggggtgtgagtgtgtgtgtgtgtgtgggggggggggggggggtttgctgTGTATGTAGCTCCAGCCGGGAGCTCCCAGAGGAGCATCAGGGCAGCGAGCGAGAGGCAGACGCTCCCGTGCGGCCCAAGCTGTCCGTGGCGTGCTGGCGCAGCCCTGATCTCTCTCATTAGCACAGCCGCTAACGCTAAAGCTAAAGCTAGCCCTGCCACAGCTGACACGGGCACATCACGTGCCAATGAGTAAAGGCAACGCAATGCACAGCGTGGACGCGGCGGCTAACGGCTGACTGTTAGTGGGATTCGTGTGATTTGttgtttcatgtgtttgttttatgaaaggcaggaggggaggagatggtTGGGTGCAAAGAGCAATGTGTTGTCAACGCAGCTTGCCCTCTGGGACTgtggagagagtggggaaaccctctcactctctctccatccctctctcttgctctttctttatCGCTCTCATTCCaggcctccatctctccctctctttctctcacatccCACGCCTCTCATTTCTTCCTTTTTCATCTGTATTCCTTCTTTTTCTTACTACCTTCAGCCTCTTATTGCTGATCCGGGTTCCTCTTAACACCTCTCAGGGAAGCCAGTGGTGTTTGAGTATTACGGCTCAGTCAGCGCCATGCTATAGGATCAGTGACTCCATCCTTTGGGTTTTGTGCGTGGCATGATGTACGTATGACATTATTTCTCCTCTGAATCCTGTGCAGTGGCACAGAAGCGAAGGGCATGTTCTGTATGGATGGTAGAGCATTGTGCCCGCTGCTGCGGTTTTTCGccttgattttatttatttatttatttctcctaAGAGTGAACTGGGGTGGCCTAAAAGGGCCAGGGGACAATGGGGCAtatgtttctctccatctgtctgaggtcAGCCTTGGCTccatgtgtggatgtggatgtgcgTGTGAGCCTgttcctgtgcatgtgtgtgtgtgtgtgtgtgtgtgtgtgtgtttgtgtgtgagagagagagagagagagagacagagagagagagagtgtgtgtgtgtgtgtgtgtgtgtgtgtgtgtgtgtgtatgagagagagagctatagcgagtgtgtgtgtgtgtttgcaatcaGGCTCTCACTAacctttctttttcccctctggttacataacccccacccccaccccaaaccccaGCCCACTCAGGACTCAGGCTGCGCCGATGCTATCTCAGTGCCAAACGTGTCGTTTCAGCGAGAGTGAGACGCGCTGTGTTACATATGCATGTTTCcggtgtgtgacacacacaaacatacacacacagacacagacacagacacagacacaagcacacatactgtacacacacacacacacacacacacacacacacacacgcatgtatacAGAAGAATAGATTGAAATAGGAAGTGTTACATTCATGTTGCCGAT
The sequence above is drawn from the Clupea harengus chromosome 16, Ch_v2.0.2, whole genome shotgun sequence genome and encodes:
- the LOC105912430 gene encoding potassium voltage-gated channel subfamily A member 2: MEIALVSFENGGAKGSGGNAGEACQNALDHPQPGFVQTGFTESYKESNTLVSPPQSKWKINDMNNTFSSSENTMDALLRADHSPHLFDEDMLDMDTDNDSNERVFINIAGLRYETQMGTLNQFPDSLLGDPGKRIKHFDPLRNEYFFDRNRPSFDGILYFYQSGGKIRRPVNVSIDVFADEIRFYQLGEEAMERFREDEGFIKEEEKPLPQNEFQKQVWLIFEYPESSMPARGIAIVSVIVITISIITFCLETLPEFRDERELPVTVRGDNSTQVGPSLTFSDPFFIIETTCVIWFTFELFVRFFACPSKSEFSKTTMNIIDIMSIIPYFITVGTELAEQQSGQEHQNGQQQMSLAILRVIRLVRVFRIFKLSRHSKGLQILGQTLKASMRELGLLIFFLFIGVILFSSAVFFAEADEPESHFSSIPDAFWWAVVTMTTVGYGDMRPITVGGKIVGSLCAIAGVLTIALPVPVIVSNFNYFYHRETDQDQASLKDDKDVGANEGPNDEMKRSRSRSSLKSTEDVENNDGANTPVEKTNMKANRSMEFKKSLYAFCLNTRETDL